One Halobacterium sp. DL1 DNA window includes the following coding sequences:
- a CDS encoding cupin, whose translation MSDSDHVVRRADEAEYEDVGAADGMRKGVLIDDSDGAPNFAMRRFVLDPGASVPEHTNEVEHEQYVLAGEYTVGIEGEEFTVSEGDSLLIPAGAVHWYRNEGDQEGAFICVVPNGDDEIQLVE comes from the coding sequence ATGTCCGACTCAGACCACGTGGTTCGACGCGCCGACGAGGCGGAGTACGAGGACGTCGGCGCCGCCGACGGGATGCGGAAGGGCGTCCTCATCGACGACAGCGACGGCGCGCCAAACTTCGCGATGCGCCGGTTCGTCCTCGACCCTGGCGCCAGCGTCCCCGAGCACACCAACGAGGTCGAACACGAGCAGTACGTCCTCGCCGGCGAGTACACCGTCGGCATCGAGGGCGAGGAGTTCACCGTCAGCGAGGGCGACAGCCTCCTCATCCCCGCGGGCGCCGTCCACTGGTACCGCAACGAGGGCGACCAGGAGGGCGCGTTCATCTGCGTCGTCCCGAACGGTGACGACGAGATTCAGCTGGTGGAGTGA
- a CDS encoding metalloprotease codes for MRSFRIGSAFGIPIKLDVTFLLILPVFAYLIGTQVELWTDTLNAVPFDAGLDTAALTAGNTEWVLGAVAAVGLFLSVVLHELGHSLVAMRYGFPIDSITLWLLGGIASLSEQPEEWSQELFIAIAGPVVSIALGAVSYVALLALPDALTLVRFVFGYLALMNVALAAFNLLPGFPMDGGRVLRALLARRRSFARATQIAAEVGKAFALVLGIIGLIGFNLILIAVAFFIYIGASGEAQRTVMNAAFQDVSVEDVMTPAEDVHTVEATASVAELMERMFEQRHTGYPVTRDGDVVGMVTLDDARSVNQVERDAIRVEDVMTREVHSIPRFSNAMDAIDALQEHGIGRLVVVDADGEMAGLISRTDLMTAFDIIQSTGATGASPPVDARID; via the coding sequence ATGCGCAGTTTCAGGATCGGGAGCGCGTTCGGCATCCCGATCAAGCTCGACGTCACGTTCCTGCTCATCCTCCCGGTGTTCGCCTACCTCATCGGCACCCAGGTCGAGCTGTGGACGGACACGCTGAACGCGGTGCCGTTCGACGCGGGCCTCGACACCGCCGCGCTCACCGCCGGCAACACGGAGTGGGTGCTCGGCGCCGTCGCCGCCGTGGGGCTGTTCCTCAGCGTCGTCCTTCACGAACTCGGCCACTCCCTGGTCGCGATGCGCTACGGCTTCCCCATCGACTCCATCACGCTGTGGCTGCTGGGCGGCATCGCCAGCCTCTCCGAGCAGCCCGAAGAGTGGAGCCAGGAGCTGTTCATCGCCATCGCCGGCCCCGTCGTGAGCATCGCCCTGGGCGCCGTCTCCTACGTCGCGTTGCTCGCGCTCCCGGACGCGCTGACCCTCGTCCGCTTCGTCTTCGGCTACCTCGCGCTGATGAACGTGGCGCTCGCCGCGTTCAACCTGCTCCCGGGGTTCCCCATGGACGGCGGCCGCGTCCTCCGCGCGCTCCTCGCTCGCAGGCGGTCGTTCGCCCGCGCGACCCAGATCGCCGCCGAGGTCGGGAAGGCGTTCGCGCTGGTGCTCGGCATCATCGGCCTCATCGGCTTCAACCTCATCCTCATCGCCGTCGCCTTCTTCATCTACATCGGCGCCTCCGGTGAGGCCCAGCGCACGGTGATGAACGCGGCGTTCCAGGACGTCTCCGTCGAGGACGTGATGACGCCCGCCGAGGACGTCCACACCGTCGAGGCCACCGCGTCGGTCGCCGAACTGATGGAGCGGATGTTCGAGCAGCGCCACACCGGCTACCCCGTCACGCGCGACGGCGACGTCGTCGGGATGGTGACCCTGGACGACGCCCGGTCGGTCAACCAGGTCGAGCGCGACGCCATCCGCGTCGAGGACGTGATGACCCGCGAGGTCCACAGCATCCCCCGGTTCAGCAACGCGATGGACGCCATCGACGCGCTCCAGGAACACGGCATCGGCCGTCTCGTCGTGGTGGACGCCGACGGCGAGATGGCCGGCCTCATCTCCCGCACGGACCTCATGACCGCCTTCGACATCATCCAGTCCACCGGCGCCACCGGGGCGTCGCCGCCCGTCGACGCACGGATAGACTGA